A window of the Tessaracoccus sp. MC1865 genome harbors these coding sequences:
- a CDS encoding DUF58 domain-containing protein, with product MRAPTGPTVPLNKLAPEAALRRLELTIVRRLEGFLQGDHLGLLPGPGTDTNDARVYHPGQDDVRKMDWAVTARTTVPHVRDTMADRELEVWALLDATPSMNWGTEGITKRDLGIAAIATIGFLSQKMGDRFGGMMMLPDQVKRLPARSGRTALYGLLRKLLTEPIVPDNTPGTIELEDGIEQLTRSQRRRGMRVVVSDFLTPGDSELDPNVPPPWERAIRRLAVRNQVLCIEVIDRHELEFPDVGEMLIRDPETSFARYVNTSDDAAKRRMDAATRAQRERIKIALRRAGAGHIQLRTDRDWVTDIARFVLHYRKVAGMLHQPPQGVSK from the coding sequence CTGCGCGCGCCCACCGGGCCGACGGTGCCCCTCAACAAGTTGGCCCCCGAGGCAGCCCTGCGACGCCTCGAACTGACGATCGTGCGCCGCCTCGAGGGCTTCCTCCAGGGGGACCACCTGGGTCTCCTCCCCGGGCCGGGCACCGACACCAACGACGCCCGGGTCTACCATCCCGGGCAGGACGACGTGCGCAAGATGGACTGGGCCGTGACCGCCCGCACCACGGTGCCGCACGTGCGCGACACGATGGCGGACCGCGAGCTGGAGGTCTGGGCCCTGCTGGACGCCACGCCGTCGATGAACTGGGGCACCGAGGGGATCACCAAGCGCGACCTCGGCATCGCGGCCATCGCGACCATCGGGTTCCTCTCGCAGAAGATGGGCGACCGCTTCGGCGGGATGATGATGCTGCCGGACCAGGTCAAGCGGCTGCCCGCCCGCTCCGGGCGCACCGCGCTCTACGGGCTGCTGCGCAAGCTCCTCACGGAGCCGATCGTGCCGGACAACACGCCGGGCACCATCGAGCTGGAGGACGGCATCGAGCAGCTCACCCGCTCGCAGCGCCGCCGCGGCATGCGCGTGGTGGTCTCGGACTTCCTCACGCCGGGGGACTCCGAGCTCGACCCGAACGTGCCGCCCCCGTGGGAGCGCGCCATCCGTCGGCTGGCGGTGCGCAACCAGGTGCTCTGCATCGAGGTCATCGACAGGCACGAGCTGGAGTTCCCGGACGTGGGCGAGATGCTCATCCGTGACCCGGAGACCTCGTTCGCGCGCTACGTCAACACCTCCGACGACGCGGCCAAGCGCCGGATGGACGCCGCGACGCGCGCCCAGCGCGAGCGCATCAAGATCGCGCTGCGCCGGGCCGGCGCCGGCCACATCCAGCTGCGCACGGACCGCGACTGGGTCACCGACATCGCGCGCTTCGTGCTGCACTACCGCAAGGTGGCCGGCATGCTGCACCAGCCCCCGCAGGGGGTGAGCAAGTGA
- a CDS encoding MoxR family ATPase, translating into MSEPTAVTQLPETVADAARVLGQAISQVQRVIVGQEHMVQQLMVALLAKGHCLLEGVPGVAKTLAVRSFATVVGGDFARVQFTPDLVPSDIVGTRIYSAKAESFEIELGPVFVNFVLADEINRAPAKVQSAMLELMAEKQVSIGGVTYPAPKPFIVIATQNPIESEGVYPLPEAQRDRFLVKVDVPYPRGNEELEILRRMSVSPPVAERVLNPDLVRHLQDMASNVFVHNLVAEYIVRLVLASRTPADFNMPDLEGVIQIGCSPRATLGLVAAARALALINGRDYVLPTDVQAVARDVMAHRIVLGFDAVADNVSTAEVVDRILAMVPAPTPVWNEQQRQASHQAHAHQPGRS; encoded by the coding sequence GTGAGCGAGCCGACCGCAGTCACCCAGTTGCCCGAGACGGTCGCTGACGCGGCCAGGGTGCTGGGCCAGGCGATCAGTCAGGTGCAGCGGGTCATCGTCGGCCAGGAGCACATGGTGCAGCAGCTGATGGTCGCCCTGTTGGCCAAGGGACACTGTCTGCTGGAGGGCGTGCCGGGCGTGGCCAAGACCCTGGCGGTGCGCTCGTTCGCCACGGTCGTGGGCGGCGACTTCGCCCGCGTGCAGTTCACGCCGGATCTGGTGCCGTCCGACATCGTCGGTACGCGCATCTACTCGGCCAAGGCGGAGAGCTTCGAGATCGAACTCGGCCCCGTCTTCGTCAACTTCGTCCTCGCCGACGAGATCAACCGCGCGCCGGCCAAGGTGCAGTCGGCGATGCTCGAGCTCATGGCCGAGAAGCAGGTCTCGATCGGCGGCGTCACCTACCCGGCCCCGAAGCCGTTCATCGTGATCGCCACGCAGAACCCCATCGAATCCGAAGGTGTCTACCCGCTGCCCGAAGCGCAGCGCGACCGCTTCCTGGTCAAGGTCGACGTGCCCTACCCGCGCGGCAATGAGGAACTCGAGATTCTGCGCCGGATGAGCGTCAGCCCACCCGTCGCGGAGCGGGTCCTCAACCCTGACCTGGTGCGTCATCTCCAGGACATGGCCTCCAACGTGTTCGTGCACAACCTCGTCGCCGAGTACATCGTGCGGCTGGTGCTGGCCTCGCGTACCCCGGCAGATTTCAACATGCCGGACCTTGAGGGGGTCATCCAGATCGGTTGCTCGCCGCGCGCCACGCTGGGCCTGGTCGCCGCCGCCCGCGCGCTGGCCCTCATCAACGGCCGCGACTACGTGCTGCCCACCGACGTCCAGGCAGTGGCCAGGGACGTCATGGCCCACCGCATCGTGCTGGGCTTCGACGCAGTGGCGGACAACGTCAGCACCGCAGAGGTGGTGGACCGCATCCTCGCCATGGTGCCGGCGCCCACCCCCGTGTGGAACGAACAGCAGCGGCAGGCCAGCCACCAGGCGCACGCCCACCAGCCCGGCCGGAGCTGA
- a CDS encoding tellurite resistance/C4-dicarboxylate transporter family protein codes for MSQPSAFSEALERLSPGYFALVMGTGIVSIGLHEIGLEALSLALLVIAALSYAALWVLYVWRAVSHRAAMLRDLRGPEMAFAYFTVVAGTDVLAVRLMAAGYVTIALPLIFLGAVLWFVFGYVLPWQVLMTRDGKPILARTNGTWFIWAVASQSLAIGMTRIVPFFPDGQAWIGILAVLSWSVGVALYAGVSILVLLRIVHFGITPREFEPPYWVAMGAMAIAVVAGSNIVAMDSTPMVDATRTLIAGTIAIFWSFCLWLIPILVGAGVWRHFVHRVPLVYVPTFWSIVFPVGMFAVASINVGRVDRLPLVEAIGTVFLYVALAVWAVVFVAMMRNVVMVLLPRARPGRPRVGQGQA; via the coding sequence ATGAGCCAGCCCTCCGCCTTCTCAGAGGCCCTCGAACGCCTGTCGCCGGGCTACTTCGCGCTCGTGATGGGGACCGGCATCGTCTCCATCGGCCTGCACGAGATCGGCCTGGAGGCGCTGTCGCTCGCGCTGCTCGTGATCGCCGCCCTCTCCTACGCCGCGCTCTGGGTGCTCTACGTGTGGCGCGCCGTGTCCCACCGTGCCGCGATGCTGCGCGACCTGCGCGGCCCTGAGATGGCGTTCGCCTACTTCACCGTGGTCGCGGGCACCGACGTGCTCGCCGTCCGGCTCATGGCCGCCGGGTATGTCACCATCGCGCTGCCGCTGATCTTCCTAGGCGCGGTGCTCTGGTTCGTGTTCGGGTACGTGTTGCCGTGGCAGGTGCTGATGACCCGCGACGGCAAGCCCATCCTGGCCAGGACCAACGGCACCTGGTTCATCTGGGCGGTCGCCAGCCAGTCCCTGGCGATCGGCATGACCCGCATAGTGCCCTTCTTCCCAGATGGGCAGGCGTGGATCGGGATCCTCGCCGTGCTGTCGTGGTCGGTGGGCGTGGCGCTGTACGCGGGCGTCTCCATCCTCGTGCTCCTGCGCATCGTCCACTTCGGCATCACACCGCGCGAGTTCGAGCCGCCCTACTGGGTGGCCATGGGCGCGATGGCGATCGCGGTCGTCGCGGGCAGCAACATCGTCGCCATGGATTCAACGCCCATGGTCGACGCGACCCGGACGCTGATCGCGGGCACCATCGCCATCTTCTGGAGCTTCTGCCTGTGGCTCATCCCGATCCTGGTCGGCGCAGGCGTGTGGCGCCACTTCGTGCACCGGGTGCCGCTGGTCTACGTGCCCACCTTCTGGTCGATCGTCTTCCCCGTCGGCATGTTCGCCGTCGCCTCGATCAACGTGGGCAGGGTCGACCGACTGCCGTTGGTGGAGGCCATCGGCACCGTGTTCCTGTACGTCGCGCTGGCGGTGTGGGCGGTCGTCTTCGTCGCCATGATGCGCAACGTGGTGATGGTGCTCCTGCCGAGGGCGCGGCCGGGACGGCCACGTGTTGGGCAGGGACAGGCGTAA
- the otsB gene encoding trehalose-phosphatase gives MTWNAVTDHAQSFFSAAAADPSRVLLALDFDGTLAPIVDDPEDSRMHDGAAQALARLGGVLGHVAIITGRGVAVVRRLGRLAEREGLGNLVVLGQYGAERWDAATGEETPPSVPENVAAARPEVERIIAGCTIDGVVLEDKGRALGVHTRRSADPDAAFRLLEPQLAVVAARHGLVLEPGRNVLELRASALTKGDALLALVDETGATVVAMCGDDLGDLPAFEVLRELRDGGLSTCAVISGSAEQPAMAAQADVLAEGPDGVAAWLRDLAAALA, from the coding sequence ATGACCTGGAATGCCGTGACCGATCATGCCCAGAGCTTCTTCTCCGCCGCCGCCGCAGACCCGTCCCGGGTGCTGCTCGCCCTCGACTTCGACGGCACCCTTGCCCCCATCGTCGATGACCCGGAGGACTCCCGGATGCACGACGGCGCGGCCCAGGCCCTCGCCCGGCTGGGCGGCGTGCTCGGGCACGTGGCGATCATCACCGGACGGGGGGTCGCGGTGGTCCGACGCCTTGGGCGCCTGGCGGAGCGCGAAGGGCTGGGCAACCTGGTGGTCCTGGGCCAGTACGGCGCGGAGCGCTGGGATGCGGCCACGGGCGAGGAGACGCCGCCGTCGGTGCCCGAGAACGTCGCCGCGGCGCGCCCAGAGGTGGAGCGGATCATCGCGGGCTGCACCATCGACGGTGTGGTGCTGGAGGACAAGGGCCGCGCGCTCGGCGTGCACACGCGGCGCAGCGCAGACCCTGACGCGGCGTTCCGGCTCCTGGAGCCGCAGCTGGCTGTCGTGGCTGCGCGGCACGGGCTCGTTCTGGAGCCCGGCCGCAACGTCCTTGAGTTGCGTGCTTCAGCGCTGACCAAGGGTGACGCGCTCCTGGCCCTCGTCGACGAGACCGGGGCCACCGTCGTGGCGATGTGCGGCGACGACCTGGGGGACCTGCCGGCCTTTGAAGTGCTTCGCGAACTGCGCGACGGGGGTCTCAGCACCTGCGCCGTCATCAGCGGGTCTGCGGAACAGCCGGCGATGGCCGCCCAGGCCGACGTGCTGGCGGAGGGGCCCGACGGTGTCGCTGCCTGGCTGCGGGACCTGGCTGCAGCGCTGGCCTGA
- a CDS encoding trehalose-6-phosphate synthase, translated as MSERARFVVVANRLPVDRITADDGSVDWRTSPGGLVTALEPVMRRMGGAWVGWHGASGERVAPFEHEGYSVVPVPLSAEEYEEYYEGFSNATLWPLYHDTVAFPEYHREWWDAYVTVNRRFAEATAEVADEGATVWVQDYQLQLVPKMLRELRPDLRIGFFLHIPFPPTELFQQLPWRREILEGLLGADLVGFQVPGGAQNFLRLVRQRTTHRVERDRVRVSGSRVCTARAYPISIDTEGFAALAQTPEVIAEAEALLEELGHPKRIFLGVDRLDYTKGLRQRIRAMGELFEEGRLDPADTVFLQVATPSRERVDEYRRLRDDIDLLVGRINSEVGGVGRPAISYLHAGFPRTTMAAMYRIADVMVVTPLRDGMNLVAKEYVACRPDTNGALVLSEFAGAAQELKQAYLVNPYDLNGMKEVVMQAATDPARERQRRMRALKKQVHGNTIEHWADNFLGDLQNTDG; from the coding sequence ATGTCCGAGCGCGCACGCTTCGTCGTTGTCGCCAACCGGCTCCCTGTCGACCGCATCACCGCAGATGACGGGAGCGTCGACTGGCGCACGTCACCAGGTGGCCTGGTCACCGCTCTCGAGCCCGTGATGCGCCGCATGGGCGGCGCATGGGTGGGCTGGCACGGCGCGTCGGGTGAGCGCGTCGCGCCCTTCGAACACGAGGGCTACTCCGTCGTGCCGGTACCCCTGAGCGCAGAGGAGTACGAGGAGTACTACGAGGGCTTCTCCAACGCCACCCTGTGGCCGCTGTATCACGACACCGTCGCCTTTCCTGAGTACCACCGCGAGTGGTGGGACGCCTACGTCACCGTCAACCGTCGATTCGCGGAGGCGACCGCGGAGGTGGCCGACGAGGGCGCCACCGTGTGGGTCCAGGATTACCAGCTTCAACTGGTCCCCAAGATGCTGCGCGAGCTGCGTCCGGATCTGCGGATCGGCTTCTTCCTCCACATCCCGTTCCCTCCCACCGAACTGTTTCAGCAGCTGCCGTGGCGCAGAGAGATCCTCGAGGGTCTCCTCGGTGCTGATCTGGTGGGCTTCCAGGTGCCGGGCGGCGCCCAGAATTTCCTGCGCCTCGTGCGTCAGCGCACCACCCACCGTGTGGAGCGCGACCGGGTGCGCGTCTCGGGATCGCGCGTGTGCACCGCCCGCGCCTACCCGATCTCCATCGACACGGAGGGCTTCGCGGCCCTGGCCCAGACGCCCGAGGTCATCGCCGAAGCCGAGGCCCTGCTGGAGGAACTGGGGCATCCCAAGCGGATCTTCCTGGGCGTGGACCGGCTGGACTACACGAAGGGCCTGCGGCAGCGCATCCGCGCCATGGGCGAACTCTTCGAGGAGGGCAGACTCGACCCGGCGGACACGGTCTTCCTGCAAGTGGCCACCCCGTCGCGCGAGCGCGTCGACGAGTACAGGCGGCTGCGCGACGATATCGATCTCCTGGTGGGGCGGATCAACTCCGAGGTTGGCGGCGTCGGTCGCCCGGCCATCTCCTATCTCCACGCCGGCTTCCCGCGCACGACGATGGCGGCCATGTACCGCATCGCCGACGTCATGGTCGTCACTCCGCTGCGCGACGGCATGAACCTCGTGGCCAAGGAGTACGTGGCGTGCCGCCCCGACACCAATGGCGCGCTGGTCCTCAGCGAGTTCGCCGGCGCGGCGCAGGAACTCAAGCAGGCCTACCTGGTCAATCCCTACGACCTCAACGGCATGAAAGAGGTCGTCATGCAGGCCGCGACGGACCCGGCCCGGGAACGCCAGCGGCGCATGCGGGCGTTGAAGAAGCAGGTGCACGGCAACACCATCGAGCACTGGGCCGACAATTTCCTGGGTGACCTCCAGAACACCGACGGCTGA
- a CDS encoding solute carrier family 23 protein codes for MSAATLERRVHPVDQVPPGPKLAVLGLQHVLAFYAGAVIVPIVIAGALDLSTQDLIHLINADLFTCGIATIIQSVGFWKVGVRLPLIQGVTFTAVSPIIAIGLAAGGGREGLPEIYGSIIVAGLATFFVAPYFSKLIRFFPPVVTGTLLTVMGTTLIGVAASDIVRGAGGGNAAGAELTRNLAYALATLGVIVLMQRFFKGFMATVAVLMGLVLGTVVAVILGDTSFTHVADASWVGVTTPFWFGMPKFTFAAIVSMLIVMAITAVETTGDVFATGEVVGKRITPKHIAAALRADGLSTALGGVLNSFPYTCFAQNVGLVRLTRVKSRWVVAVAGVFMIILGLLPKAGAIVAAIPGPVLGGASLAMFANVAFVGIQTLGKADLHDNRNQVIVSTSLALAMLVTLQPSVAQAVPGWLHIFFGSGVTIGAITAIVLNLLFFHIGRRRGPDVATSGRSPLNLEQINAMDEERFVETFRSLYPEETWPIRAAYQSRPFNSTADLRAAFQNSLMSGTPDQQRSLILRYRDIADLLLDEDPGHTPSDIAALTETGSLAADRMDDHDRQSLMAVSHAYQDKFGLPLVVSLNATTTLDSVVEQSWVRVEASPERELHKTVGEVANIADRRFDALVADANPIRSAWSRKFEALN; via the coding sequence ATGTCCGCCGCCACGCTGGAGCGCCGCGTCCACCCCGTTGACCAGGTTCCACCGGGGCCCAAGCTGGCCGTCCTCGGCCTGCAGCACGTCCTGGCGTTCTACGCCGGCGCGGTGATCGTCCCCATCGTGATCGCCGGCGCGCTGGACCTGTCCACCCAGGACCTCATCCACCTGATCAACGCCGATCTGTTCACCTGCGGCATCGCGACGATCATCCAATCCGTCGGCTTCTGGAAGGTGGGCGTGCGGCTCCCGCTCATCCAAGGCGTGACGTTCACGGCCGTGTCGCCGATCATCGCCATCGGCCTGGCCGCCGGCGGTGGCAGGGAGGGCCTGCCGGAGATCTACGGCTCCATCATCGTCGCCGGTCTGGCCACGTTCTTCGTCGCCCCCTACTTCTCCAAGCTCATCCGCTTCTTCCCGCCGGTGGTCACCGGCACCCTCCTGACCGTGATGGGCACCACCCTGATCGGCGTGGCGGCCAGCGACATCGTCCGCGGTGCCGGCGGCGGGAACGCCGCAGGGGCGGAATTGACACGCAACCTGGCCTACGCGCTGGCCACGCTCGGCGTGATCGTGCTGATGCAGCGCTTCTTCAAGGGCTTCATGGCCACCGTCGCCGTCCTCATGGGTCTGGTCCTGGGTACGGTTGTCGCCGTCATCCTGGGCGACACCTCGTTCACCCACGTGGCCGACGCCTCCTGGGTGGGCGTGACCACCCCGTTCTGGTTCGGGATGCCCAAGTTCACCTTCGCCGCGATCGTCTCCATGCTGATCGTGATGGCCATCACGGCCGTCGAGACCACCGGTGACGTGTTCGCCACCGGTGAGGTCGTCGGCAAGCGCATCACCCCGAAGCACATCGCCGCCGCGTTGCGCGCCGACGGCCTGTCCACCGCGCTGGGCGGTGTCCTCAACTCGTTCCCCTACACCTGCTTCGCGCAGAACGTCGGCCTCGTGCGCCTCACCCGCGTGAAGTCGCGCTGGGTTGTCGCCGTGGCCGGCGTGTTCATGATCATCCTGGGCCTCCTCCCGAAGGCCGGCGCCATCGTCGCGGCCATCCCCGGACCGGTTCTGGGCGGTGCCTCCCTGGCCATGTTCGCCAACGTGGCCTTCGTCGGCATCCAGACGCTGGGCAAGGCCGACCTGCACGACAACCGCAACCAGGTCATCGTCTCGACCTCGCTGGCGTTGGCGATGCTGGTCACCCTGCAGCCCTCCGTCGCCCAGGCTGTGCCCGGGTGGCTCCACATCTTCTTCGGTTCCGGCGTCACGATCGGCGCGATCACCGCGATCGTGCTCAACCTGCTGTTCTTCCACATCGGCCGCCGCCGGGGCCCGGACGTCGCGACCTCAGGCAGGAGCCCGCTCAACCTGGAGCAGATCAACGCCATGGACGAGGAACGTTTCGTCGAGACCTTCCGCAGCCTCTATCCGGAAGAGACCTGGCCCATCCGTGCCGCGTACCAGTCGCGTCCGTTCAACTCGACGGCCGACCTGCGGGCAGCCTTCCAGAACTCGCTGATGAGCGGCACCCCCGACCAACAGCGGAGCCTGATCCTCAGGTACCGCGACATCGCCGACCTCCTCCTCGACGAGGACCCTGGTCACACGCCGTCGGACATCGCCGCGCTCACCGAGACCGGATCGCTGGCCGCCGACAGGATGGACGACCACGACCGGCAGAGTCTCATGGCCGTGTCGCACGCGTACCAGGACAAGTTCGGCCTCCCGCTCGTGGTGTCGCTCAACGCAACCACCACGCTCGACTCCGTCGTGGAGCAGAGTTGGGTGCGCGTGGAGGCCTCGCCGGAACGCGAACTGCACAAGACCGTGGGGGAGGTGGCCAACATCGCTGACCGCCGCTTCGATGCCCTCGTGGCTGACGCGAACCCGATCCGCTCCGCCTGGTCACGCAAGTTCGAGGCGCTGAACTGA
- a CDS encoding DUF6766 family protein, with the protein MKDPRVPSALRDNSLSIGFGILLLLALIGQAFAGQAHYNLEARTAGLAEIDMWRYLTSSSFAVDVAENWQSEYLQFTLFILLTVWLVQRGSSESKPPQEMGPHDDSEEMVGEFARPDSPQLARVGGWRTSVFSMSLTIVMFAIFVLSWAAQAVAGRVAYNEERLRDLLDPLSLGDYLLQPEFWSRTFQNWQSEFLAVGSMAIFAVFLRQRNSPESKPVGMPHHENP; encoded by the coding sequence GTGAAGGATCCACGAGTCCCGTCCGCGCTGCGCGACAACTCCCTGTCCATCGGCTTCGGCATCCTGCTGCTGCTCGCGCTGATCGGCCAGGCCTTCGCCGGTCAGGCCCACTACAACCTGGAGGCCCGCACGGCGGGCCTGGCCGAGATCGACATGTGGCGCTACCTGACGTCCTCTTCGTTCGCCGTCGACGTGGCGGAGAACTGGCAGTCCGAGTACCTCCAGTTCACGCTCTTCATCCTGCTCACCGTCTGGTTGGTCCAGCGGGGTTCGTCGGAGTCCAAGCCGCCCCAGGAGATGGGGCCGCACGACGACTCGGAGGAGATGGTGGGGGAGTTCGCCCGGCCTGACTCGCCGCAGCTTGCCCGGGTCGGCGGGTGGCGTACCAGCGTGTTCTCGATGTCGCTGACCATCGTGATGTTCGCCATCTTCGTGTTGTCCTGGGCTGCTCAGGCGGTGGCTGGTCGTGTCGCCTACAACGAGGAACGCCTGCGCGACCTGCTCGATCCGCTCAGCCTGGGTGACTACCTCCTCCAACCGGAGTTCTGGAGCAGGACGTTCCAGAACTGGCAGTCCGAGTTCCTTGCAGTGGGGTCCATGGCGATCTTCGCGGTGTTCCTCCGGCAGCGGAACTCCCCGGAATCCAAGCCGGTGGGCATGCCGCACCACGAGAACCCCTAG